In Mangifera indica cultivar Alphonso chromosome 7, CATAS_Mindica_2.1, whole genome shotgun sequence, the genomic window CAAAAGACAGTAAATTATCATTTGCTTCAATTTCAGTCACCACCATGATTCTAGGATTTGTATTTCTAAGCACTCTTATTACAGACTCCAAGCAACTGGGCAGTCTGATCAAGTGACAAAGTGTCATTGAAGCATAGATTGCTACAACTTCACCTTTCTGCAATTCAAATAGGTTCTCATTGAGATATTTCAGGCTTCTCACCATAACAATTTTGAATGAGAACTGTAAATTTAAGGTCATAGCAAAGTATGCCAACCTTTTACCTGTCTCCTCAATTTCATTTCTCAATGTTGTCCCAACTGCAGTTACTGTAAAAAGCTCCACCTGGGGTTCATGTTGGGTTGCAAGAGCTTGCATCAGCAGTATATATTGTGCTCCAGTTCTGATTTCAATGTCAATCAGATGAACCCTTTTTGCTGTCGCCATGGTCTTGATGATTGCCTGCATTCCTGCAAACTGAGTGGCTTGATAGACGGGGAGTTCTAAGTAACAAGCAATGAGGGCAGGTCTTAAATTCACCACCATCACTTCTGGAAATAACAGCATACTTTCCTTATAACCTTTCTCTCCCTTTGATGAGATCCTCCCAGTTTGTTGATCAATCTTCTCCTGAAAAGCTTCACGGAAGTAATGGACAATTCTCTGAACTGAGGAACCatttttggaagaaaatttttcacACTGGTTCAGGAATATGCTAGCACTATCAAATTGCAGGCTTCCAATTTTCTCAGCAGAAACTAGTAGACAATACATGAGTTCCACATCTTTGATGTCCTCTTCAGAAAAATTCTCAAGAACATTGCCACAGAAACTGTTAAGCCAGGAAAGATCAGCATGGCCTTGGGAATAAAATTGGAGGTATCTTGCTATTGCAACCCTAATGACATCTATAGTGGATAATGCTCTGGCCATTATTTCAGTGTACTAAATCTGGAATCTCTTAGAACAACCATGTCATCTATAAGTGACTAAGTTTTAAGTTTGTGCACCTGTTG contains:
- the LOC123221567 gene encoding DELLA protein RGL1-like, with protein sequence MARALSTIDVIRVAIARYLQFYSQGHADLSWLNSFCGNVLENFSEEDIKDVELMYCLLVSAEKIGSLQFDSASIFLNQCEKFSSKNGSSVQRIVHYFREAFQEKIDQQTGRISSKGEKGYKESMLLFPEVMVVNLRPALIACYLELPVYQATQFAGMQAIIKTMATAKRVHLIDIEIRTGAQYILLMQALATQHEPQVELFTVTAVGTTLRNEIEETGKRLAYFAMTLNLQFSFKIVMVRSLKYLNENLFELQKGEVVAIYASMTLCHLIRLPSCLESVIRVLRNTNPRIMVVTEIEANDNLLSFEDRFFEALFYYSSYFNCLEDCMSPSDENRMSFEEMCLGQPIRNIIANEGEQRIVRHMKIDAWRALFSRFGLAETELSISSLYQAELAVNNFACVKGKSCTLEKKGKSLIVGWKGSPHISLFGSFRKMRKEFVM